The genome window CACTTTGGCGAGAAACTCAAAGAAGGACGCATCGACCGAACTCCCCCCGGAACGGTTCGGTATGGAATGACGTCTGTGCGTCGAGGGCAGCAACGAGGCAATTGGATCGTGCCAACGCCCGTCGACGAACGCAACATTCAACAATCGGGACGGATGAATGCGAATCCGCCCGCGGTCCTGACGCCATCCGCATGGCAGCCCGTGATGCCGTTTCGCTGGATCGAGATCGAAGGGCTCGAAGCAGATTTCGCGTTTGATCAAATTCGTCGACGTGCCGCATATTCAAACACATGGAACGATGACGCGAGCTCGTTTGAATGTTCCGATGAAACACTCAATCGCATCTGGAATCTGTGCAAGTACAGCATCAAAGCCACCACCTTCGCGGGCGTTTACGTTGATGGTGACCGAGAACGGATCCCTTACGAAGCCGATGCCTATCTGAATCAGCTCAGCCACTATGCCACGGACGATCACGTCACCATGGCCGCTCGAACCTTTGACTGGTTGATGGAAAACGGCACGTGGCCGACCGAGTGGGCTCCACACATGGTTTTCATGGCTCATGCGGAATGGATGAACTCTGGAGACACAAAGTGGTTGCAACAACGCTACGAATCACTGAAGTCAAAAACGCTTTTGCATCGCAGCGCCGATGATGGACTGGTTCGCAGTGCTGAGCTGGATCGCAGTCGCCACGACATCGTCGATTGGCCCAAAAAAGAACGCGACGGGTTTGTGTTCACCGAGATCAACACGGTCGTCAACGCCTTTCACATCGAGGCCCTGAAGCAAATGACCGAGATGGCAACGGCGGTGGGAAAGACCGCGGACGCGGATGCTTTCGTGGGCCGCGCCGATTTGGCCCAATCAGCCTTCCAAGCGACGCTGTTCGATGAAGAGGCTGGCATCTACCGCGACGGAATTGGCACGGAACACAGCAGCATTCATGCGAACTTCTTTCCGTTGGCGTTTGGCTTGGTGCCCGACGAGAAACAGGCCGGCGTTGTCGAATGGCTGAAAACCAAAGGCATGGACTGCAGCGTGTATGCGGCTCAGTACTTCATGGACGCGTTGTTTCAAAACGGCGGCGAGCACAAGGCGTTGGCGTTGATGCTGGCCGATGGCGATCGCAGTTGGAAACACATGGTCAACAGCGGAACCACCATCACCTGGGAAGCTTGGGAGATGAAGTACAAACCCAACCAAGATTGGAATCACGCTTGGGGTGCCGCACCAGCGAACCTCTTGCCGCGTCACGTGCTTGGCATCCAACCTGTCCGCCCAGGTTGGGAGCAAGTCCTCGTGCGTCCGTGCTTGGGCGACCTGAAATTCGCTCGCGGAAAAGTGCCAACCGAGCATGGCCCCATCCATGTGGACTGGAATCGCGAATCGGGTTTCAAGCTTTCCGTCGAGTTGCCCGAGGGAATCACCGCAAACTTGGATTTACCTGATCTGGGCGACATGCAATCGGTTTCAGTCAACGGATCGCCTGTTTCCGTGACAAAAAAACAGAACCGATGGGTTCTCGATGGCGAATTCAGCGGCTCGATTTTAGTCGAGGCCAATTGAACGAGCCCTCAGAGCATCTATGATCATCTTGGCGACGGCAGTCTATACGTTTAGCTGCCGTCCCAAGTCCCACCACAACGACCCACCTCCGCAGGCTCCCCGCCTGCATCGTCAACGCATTCAACATGTTCGTTGCATCAGCCCGAGTGAACCGCTCGAGCAAGCCGTTCCATGCATGACGCGATCGAAAGCGGCGTTTGATCGACACCAAGCCCTGGTCCAATCGAAGGTCAGCTTGGAACGACGCCAACTTGTTTCCTCCCACCCATTTGCAAAGCCACCGTGACCTACATCGGATATTTGACACGCGCGTGTCTCGTTCTTTCGTTTGTCTGTTCTCTTTCCGTCCAGGCGGAAGATTCCTTTGAAAACTTGTTCAACGGAAAAGACGTTTCAGGATGGGCCGGGAACGACTCCTTTTGGTCCGTTCGCGATGGAGTCATTCATGGCGAAACCACGAAAGAGAATCCAACCAAGGGCAACACGTTCTTGGTGTGGCAAGGCGGAGAGGTCGGCGATTTTGTCTTCAAAACCAAAGTCCGTTTTCGCGGCAACAACAGCGGCGTGCAATATCGCAGCGAACTGATCGACCCCAAAGACTTTGTCGTCAAAGGCTATCAAGCGGACCTGCACAAATCGGCCGACTTCTTTGGAATGCTCTACGCGGAAAAATGGCGTGGCATCGTCGCCAAACGATTCCAAAAGGTCGAAGTCGGTGCGGATGGCAAACCCAAGGTGGTCGGCGAGGTCGGTGACCGCTCGCAAAAGCTGGTCGATTGGGAATGGAATGAACTGACCATCATCGCGGTGGGCGATCGGCAAATTCACCAGGTCAACGGCGTCACGACGATGGACCTGACCGACAATCACCCGGAAGCTCGCCGCAGCGGAATTCTAGCGTTGCAGTTGCACGCCGGGCCGTCGATGACTTGTGAGTTCAAAGACGTTCAACTTCAAAAGCTGGATGCCGCGAACGCCAAGTCCGTGTTGAACTCCTACGTGCAAAGTGGAGCTGCCAGCAAAGGCAAGAACGCCAAAAAACCTTCGGCCGCAACCGCGTTTGATTGGGTTGCCAAGTCACCAACACCAAAATGGATTTGGCGTCAGGATCAACCCTCATCCAACGACCCGCTCTATCTGCGGCATCAGTTCGAATTCATGCCCGAGGGATCCAAAGAAGCCATTCGCTCGGCCCGCTTGTATGCCACCTGCGACAACGAAGCGACCGTTTGGATCAATGGCAAACCCGTCGGCGATTGTCCCGATTGGAAGTATCCCATCAAACAACTGGATGCTCGTCAGTTTGTCCGAGCAGGCAAGAACCAAATCGCGGTGAAGGCCGGTAACCGTGGTGGCGTGGCCGCTTTCGTTTTCAAACTCGAAGTCGAAACCGAGGATGGAACCGTTCATCAAGTCATCTCGAGCCCGAACTGGAAACTGGCCAACGCAGCCACCGGTGATTGGAAGACCGCCGATTACGATGATTCCAAGTGGAACGTTGCCGCCAAGTCGCTGGGCAATTTTGGAAAATCACCATGGGGAAAACCGGGCGTCGGAACGGACCAGGCATCAGGTGACACTTCATTCAGTGCCGATGAAGTCACGGTGGCCGATGGATTCAAAGTCGAACTCGTTTACCAAGTTCCCAAAGTCCGCCAAGGAAGTTGGGTCTCGTTGACGACCGACGATCAAGGTCGCTTGTACGCCAGTGATCAAGGCGAAGCAGGTTTGTATCGAATCACGCTCGATGAAAGCCCTTCCAACGCAACCGGCGAATCAGGCGTCAAGGTTGAGAAGATGCCCGTGAAGGTGTCGGGAGCTCAAGGCATGACCTGGCACGACGGTGCGTTGTATTTCAATCGCGGAAGCAGCCCGATGTATCGCGTCACGGATTCCACCGGCGACGGTTTGCTGGATCACGCCGAAGAATTGTTTGGCACGCATGGTGGCGGAGAACACGGGAACCACGCGGTGATTCCAACCGAGGACGGTGACGCTCTTTATGTCGCCGCGGGCAACCACACGAATCTGCCGGACGAGTCCATCATCGCTGGATCACGCGTCCCGACCTGGAACGAAGACCTGCTGTTGCCACGCGAATGGGACGCCAACGGACACGCTCGCGGTCGACTCGCACCCGGCGGTTGGATCACCCGATTCGATCCAAAGACGAACAAACATGAAGTCATCTCGATGGGGTATCGCAACCAATACGACATCGCACTGAACCGTGCCGGCGACCTGTTCACTTATGACGCTGACATGGAATGGGACCTCGGTTCGCCATGGTACCGCCCGACGCGAATCAATCACGCCGTCAGCGGATCGGACTACGGATGGCGAAGTGGTTCCGGGAAATGGCCGGAGTACTACGAGGATAGCTTGCCAGCCGTCTTGAACATCGGCCCCGGCAGCCCGACCGGTGTGGTCGGCGGCCAAGGAGCCAAGTTCCCCGCCAAGTATCAAGATGCGATCTATGCACTCGATTGGACCTTTGGAACGATCTACGCGATTCACTTGGATCCCGATGGGGCTGGCTGGAAAGCTCACCAAGAAGCGTTTTGTTACGGAGCACCTTTGCCTGTGACCGATGCCATCGTGGGCAAGGACGGTGCGTTGTACTTCACCGTTGGTGGACGTGGCACTCAGTCCGCTCTGTTCCGAATCACGTACGAAGGCGACGACTCGACCGAACCCGTATCGGCCCCGATCCCTGGTGAAGAAGCTCGCCAACAACGCCGAAGCTTGGAAGTCTTCCACGGGAAAGAGCACGCGGACGCAGTCGCCAAGGCTTGGCCCCATCTTTCGAGCAACGATCGTTGGCTTCGATACGCGGCACGAATGGCTGTCGAGTCGCAACCGACCGAGCAATGGGTCGACAAAGTCTTCGACGAATCCAACACGCAAGCCCGGATCACCGGCGCTGTCGCTCTGGCACGTCGTGGGAATGAATCCCATCGGTCCGACTTGGTGAACGCGTTGCTGAAAATGAACCCCAGCGAATTGCCCAAACCGCAACTGCTCGGACTGCTGCGAGCCTACGCTTTGACCTTCATTCGGCTTGGTGAACCAACCGCGGAAGAACGTGAACGGGTCATCGAAGAGCTCGATGCCTTGCTTCCGAACAAAAGCAAAGACGTGAACACCGAACTGGTTCGCTTGCTGGTCTATCTGGAATCACCCACGGTGATCGACAAAGCAATCGCCATGATGACGGACGCGAAACCGACGCCTCCGGCTTGGGTGGAAAACGTTGATTTCCAACGCAACCAACGTTACGGTTCGCGAGTCGTGAAGATGCTGGAGAACCAGCCGCCATCTCACGAAATCAACTACGCCTTCATGCTGCGAAACCTGCGTGATGGTTGGACGATGGACAATCTTCGGGCGTACATCCAGTTCATCAACCAAGCCGCGAAATACAGCGGTGGCAACAGCTACGGCAAGTTCCTCGCGAACCTGCGAGACGAAGTGTTGGGGCATCTCAGTAACGCACAGCGGGAAGAACTTTCCGACATCAGCGGCGAAGACTTCAACCCTGTCCCCGACTTTGAAATCACCGCTCCCAAGGGACCAGGCAAAAAATGGACTTTGGCAGAAGCGAGCAAGCACACCGGCGGTGCCTTGCGTCAGGCCAACTATGAAAGCGGCCGCAACCTATTCCACGCCGCACAGTGTGCCTCTTGTCACCGGTTCGATGGACTCGGGGGCGACATCGGCCCCGACCTGACAACGGTGAAGAATAAATTCAACGCCAACTACTTGCTCGAATCCATCATCGAACCCAGCAAAGTCATCAGCGATCAATACGGATCCAAGGTGGTGTTGCTGGAAGACGGTCGCGTGCTGACCGGGTTGATGGTCGAAAATGAGGACCGAATCGAAATCCATCCCGTCAGCAAGGCTGGCGAGACGGTGAATCCAGTCGTCGTGGAACCGGACGAAGTCATCTCAGCCAAAGACTCGCCGATTTCGCAGATGCCGACGGACATGTTGAATTCTTTGAACGCCGAGGAAGTTCGTGATTTGATCGCGTACTTGCTTTCCGGTGGTGACCCCAAAGCCAAGGTGTATGGGCGATAGTGATGAGCAAGCTCAAGAACTGTTTGACAGGACTGGCGATCACGGTTTTCTTCGGTGCTGCAATTGCAACGGCGAAGGACACCGAACGCCAGCCCGACATTGTGGTCTATCTGGCGGATGATTTGTCCGCCTCGGACTTGGCACTGTATGGCGGCACCAATATCGAAACGCCCGCCATCGATCATTTGGCTCAGGAAGGCATGACGTTCGATCGTGCCTTCGTGGCCAGCCCATCGTGTGCCCCGAGTCGGGCCGCGTTGTTGACGGGGTTGATGCCCGCACGAAATGGCGCGGAGGAAAACCACTCGTACCCACACGAGGACGT of Rhodopirellula bahusiensis contains these proteins:
- a CDS encoding family 16 glycoside hydrolase, with the translated sequence MTYIGYLTRACLVLSFVCSLSVQAEDSFENLFNGKDVSGWAGNDSFWSVRDGVIHGETTKENPTKGNTFLVWQGGEVGDFVFKTKVRFRGNNSGVQYRSELIDPKDFVVKGYQADLHKSADFFGMLYAEKWRGIVAKRFQKVEVGADGKPKVVGEVGDRSQKLVDWEWNELTIIAVGDRQIHQVNGVTTMDLTDNHPEARRSGILALQLHAGPSMTCEFKDVQLQKLDAANAKSVLNSYVQSGAASKGKNAKKPSAATAFDWVAKSPTPKWIWRQDQPSSNDPLYLRHQFEFMPEGSKEAIRSARLYATCDNEATVWINGKPVGDCPDWKYPIKQLDARQFVRAGKNQIAVKAGNRGGVAAFVFKLEVETEDGTVHQVISSPNWKLANAATGDWKTADYDDSKWNVAAKSLGNFGKSPWGKPGVGTDQASGDTSFSADEVTVADGFKVELVYQVPKVRQGSWVSLTTDDQGRLYASDQGEAGLYRITLDESPSNATGESGVKVEKMPVKVSGAQGMTWHDGALYFNRGSSPMYRVTDSTGDGLLDHAEELFGTHGGGEHGNHAVIPTEDGDALYVAAGNHTNLPDESIIAGSRVPTWNEDLLLPREWDANGHARGRLAPGGWITRFDPKTNKHEVISMGYRNQYDIALNRAGDLFTYDADMEWDLGSPWYRPTRINHAVSGSDYGWRSGSGKWPEYYEDSLPAVLNIGPGSPTGVVGGQGAKFPAKYQDAIYALDWTFGTIYAIHLDPDGAGWKAHQEAFCYGAPLPVTDAIVGKDGALYFTVGGRGTQSALFRITYEGDDSTEPVSAPIPGEEARQQRRSLEVFHGKEHADAVAKAWPHLSSNDRWLRYAARMAVESQPTEQWVDKVFDESNTQARITGAVALARRGNESHRSDLVNALLKMNPSELPKPQLLGLLRAYALTFIRLGEPTAEERERVIEELDALLPNKSKDVNTELVRLLVYLESPTVIDKAIAMMTDAKPTPPAWVENVDFQRNQRYGSRVVKMLENQPPSHEINYAFMLRNLRDGWTMDNLRAYIQFINQAAKYSGGNSYGKFLANLRDEVLGHLSNAQREELSDISGEDFNPVPDFEITAPKGPGKKWTLAEASKHTGGALRQANYESGRNLFHAAQCASCHRFDGLGGDIGPDLTTVKNKFNANYLLESIIEPSKVISDQYGSKVVLLEDGRVLTGLMVENEDRIEIHPVSKAGETVNPVVVEPDEVISAKDSPISQMPTDMLNSLNAEEVRDLIAYLLSGGDPKAKVYGR
- a CDS encoding family 78 glycoside hydrolase catalytic domain, which codes for MKYSRIVVGFILLFVADTLAQADDTLATITKPQFDASVEEARDSFLSRGYTPLFNGQDLSGWRNPYPHGEASVVDGEIHLTADKKFFLVTEKKYSNFRLSVDIHLPEGPSNSGVMFRCHVDEDAEKKVYGYQAECDGSERRWSGGLFDEARRRWIWPSTKGRSTKQFLAHEEESKDFFAEPRVRDALNRNGWNRYTITCIDDVITIELNGVQTVRFRDAMDSSGFIGIQHHGEKGQTYRFRNLFIKELPLIPASEHVSLTEHEPVSIKRINDKVTLIDFGKVAFGNIVMPVPADGRGTVNVHFGEKLKEGRIDRTPPGTVRYGMTSVRRGQQRGNWIVPTPVDERNIQQSGRMNANPPAVLTPSAWQPVMPFRWIEIEGLEADFAFDQIRRRAAYSNTWNDDASSFECSDETLNRIWNLCKYSIKATTFAGVYVDGDRERIPYEADAYLNQLSHYATDDHVTMAARTFDWLMENGTWPTEWAPHMVFMAHAEWMNSGDTKWLQQRYESLKSKTLLHRSADDGLVRSAELDRSRHDIVDWPKKERDGFVFTEINTVVNAFHIEALKQMTEMATAVGKTADADAFVGRADLAQSAFQATLFDEEAGIYRDGIGTEHSSIHANFFPLAFGLVPDEKQAGVVEWLKTKGMDCSVYAAQYFMDALFQNGGEHKALALMLADGDRSWKHMVNSGTTITWEAWEMKYKPNQDWNHAWGAAPANLLPRHVLGIQPVRPGWEQVLVRPCLGDLKFARGKVPTEHGPIHVDWNRESGFKLSVELPEGITANLDLPDLGDMQSVSVNGSPVSVTKKQNRWVLDGEFSGSILVEAN